The Ahaetulla prasina isolate Xishuangbanna chromosome 13, ASM2864084v1, whole genome shotgun sequence genomic interval TTTCCGTTGCAATTGGGAggtggggaggagaagagaggacgcTTTTGGGGGGGAACAGTTTGCAATTCGAGTGGGAGAGGCTGGTTTGCAGGCGGGAGAATAGCCTACTCCTGCTTTGCTATTGGTAGGGGTCGAGTTGCCTGCAGAAGCCACGATGGGCAGATCATGGTTAATTTAGCATCCTTGCCTAAAGAAGCCCCCGTTTCTTTATGGGGTCCCACGACACACAAAAGCTAGGTTTGAATTCACGGGTTTCCCTTGTGCCAGGTTGAATTCGCAAGAAATGCTAAGCACGGATTGAGAGTTTGCTCAGACGAAGCATTGATGGTTAAATCTCAGTTTGCCTTCGACAAGTTTTGAGTTCCCACGCTAAGCAATCCTagattctgctttttttaaaaaaaattgcatttatatcccgcccttctccgaagactcagggcggcttacactatgtcaagcaatagtcttcatccatttgtatattatatacaaagtcaacttattgccccccaacaatctgggtcctcattttacctaccttataaaggatggaaggctgagtcaaccttgggcctggtggggcttgaacctgtagtaattgcaagcagctgctgttaataacagactgcattagcctgttgagccaccagaggcttctgGTGCTTAATGCAGAAAAACGCAAACCTGCTTCTAGTGTCTCTTATACATGGATCCGCATGAGTCTGTTGTTGGGTTTGGCTTGTGCAAGCATGAATTCCAAAGAAattcccagttttggtcaccacgatataaaaaaggtgttgagactctagaaagagcccagagaagagcaaccaagatgatgaggggactggaggctaaaacatatgaagaatggttgcaggaactgggcatggctggcctagtgaagagaaggaccaggggagacaggatagtagtcttccaatatttgaggagttgtcacaaagaagaaggggtctccaaagcacctgaaggccagacaaggaatcatggatagaaactgatcaaagaaagattcaatctagaaataaggacagtgagaacaatcaagcaatgaaacagaagttgccttcagaagttgtgggagcttcaccgctggaagctttcaagaagagactggactgccatctgtcagaaatggtgtttgaggggggttggactagatgacctataaggtcccttccaattctgttagtcTGTAAATAAGCActatcctgaataatgggaatgaagcttcctaccctcaaaacgatgttatagagcactgcacagcagaacaactagacacaaaaacagtttcttcctgaacgccatcattctgctaaacaaataattccctcaacattgtcaaactgcactactattactattaatcttcccatcacccatctcctcccacttatgactgtatgactgtaactttgttgcttgtatccttacgatttatattgatattgtttcctgattgcttatttgtaccctatgactatcattaagtgttgtacctgagaattcttgatgaagatgtcttgtctttttatgtaccctgagagcatatgcaccaaagacaaattccttgtgtgtccaatcacacttggccaataaaaaaattctattctattctattctacaatctcGGCTGTCCTTCTACTGTCTGTAGGAACTTTCTTGCTAAGGCGCAAAGCCGAATTTCCGCCTGGGCAAGCTCCAATTCCCAAGAAATGCCAGGCACGGGTTCACGCGAAGCCATGAGAGCCACATCTGAATCGGCCACGGGTTCGGCCTTCTGCGTTCGCACCACCTGCTAGGCAAGGCTGGACTCCGCTTGCTGCGGGAAGCGCAAACCGGAGCCGACCTGCCCACCTTACAACGGGCAGGCTGGGCTGATGCGTTCCCACAGAGGGGGGGGGTCCCCGCCTGCTCGTCCGcccccagccctgcccagcaTCGGAGGCGGAGCGCGGCGGAGGcggaggctggctggctggaggcgCCTCCCGGTCGGGCGACGGGCGAGCCGCTGCGCAAAGGCCGGGCTGGAGGAGGATGGCGGAGCCGGCGACACCGGTGCAGATCCGGGTGGCCGAAGCGGAGGACGACGAGCCGCGGTGGCCGAGCCCGCCGGGCGGCGGCAGCTGCAGCGAAGACGATTCCGGACGGGGCGGCGGCGGTTTTGGAGGGGGCAAATCCAGGTAAGGGGCGAAGCTTTTGCACTGAGGGCGGCGACCCCAGGGACTAGCGGCTTGCTCTCGTTTTGGCCCCGGGGATGCCCGGCGGAGGAGGGGGGGAGTCCTGGGAGGCGGGGATCCTCTCTTGCTCCGCCAGGGCAGCCTTGGCATAAGGGGAAACCCCCCCAAGAGCCCCCTACTacaaaaaggaggagggggagatacTGAAAAGTGGGGAGAAGCTGCAGCCCTGAAAGCGGGGGTCGAGCATGGGCTGCGGGGCTGCCAGGAGGAAAAAGGAGGTGCATGAGGCATCCGTGGGGAGGGGTCCGCTTTGATGCCCAAGGGCTGCGGGACGAGGGTCGTCCAGAGTTTGCCAGGCTGGGCACAACCCCGTTCTCTCCTGGTGGGGTTTGCTGGAGAAAGTCCCAAGGGACCTCCCGCCAATAAAAAGCTGGGGAGGGGTGTTCCTCACCTTGTGATCCCCTCTCCGACCCGTTTTGGAGCCCCTCCTGGCACCGAGTCTGGGTTTTTTTCCAGCTCTGCGTGAGAAATCTCCATCAGAGGGAGCTGCCTTAGCCAGGGGTCCCTGCCTGGTCCCGAGCAAAAGACCCAACAAAGTTGGATTAACCTAGTTTGTTGTCAaaccacctcccccccccactgtgaAGGAAGCTTGGGGAAGGCTTCCCAGCTGCTGGTGCCTCCAGCTTCATCCTAGCAGATTTTGAAAAGCCTGACTGGGTCAAACTGGATCAGTGTTTGAAAGAGAGATCACCAAGGAATTAGAGGGAAGGTACAttcgtaaaaaagaaaaaaggacccCCACTCTGTGCCCGCGGTAGCTCAGCAGGCTACATGGAGAAGTGTGTAAGCTCTGCACCTGAACCTGGCCGTGATATGGAGGTAGTCCCcggattcatttagtggccaaagTTACAAAGGCTTCGGAAACGACTTTTCACCAATCCTGgcatcatcatctctctctctctgtgtgtgtgtctgtctcaggtatatatcatctatctatctatctatctatctatctatctatctatctatctatccatccatccatcccagtatctatatatcatctaatgtctgtctgtctgtcatgggAAGCAATGGctaggccggggggggggggggcggcttcCCTGCTCTTAACAAACCAACAGGCCCCTCCAGGCAGAAGGATGTCTGCCTGCACCATTGTTTCCAGCCCACTCATTTCTAGGAtatgggtgtgtgtttgtgtgtgtgtgtggagggccaAGGCAGATGGGGCACTGAGCATCTCCATGTCattggcagaaagaaagaaaaaacacaagGAAGAAAGGGCTGATTCTTCACCCCCTCTTTTCAAGGAGGAGAAAAGATTTGCGTTACAGCCGACTTCTCTGCCTGCAATCCCACTGGAAAAAATCCTCTGGTTTTTGCCATTTTAGTATCTCTTCCTTGGTTTAAAGGCTGGGAAAGGAGAGTATCTTTTCTGCCTGAGCACAGGGATGGAGGAAGAAGGGGCCGGGGTGGGCCgcctttcctcccccctctcaTATCTCCAAGCAAAGCCCACGTGGGCAGGAGAGCAGCGTTGCTCGCCTGTTGCAAAGACGGCCGGATGTTGCAACAACTGTTCtggccccctcctctctctcctgggCCAGATGCTGGGCAGGCAGCAGGGAAGGAGGGTCccgttcccacccacccacccacccctagtCTTAGAGAGTGGCGGGTGGGGGGAGCCATGCCAGGAAGGGGCTCTCCTGCTGACTTGGCACTGGGGCAGGCGGGAGGCGCTTCAGCTCCAGAGGAACATCTGTAATCTGATGCTGGGGAGGAGCACAGCTGCCCTGCCCCACATCTGGTTCTTGGCAAAGCTTCCCCAGCTCAGCAAGCATCTGTTTGAGTCAGCTGCTGCTCTGGAATTTTAttctggggagggggagatggaCATTTCCCTTCCTTAAGCCGAACCCTTGTGGGTTTCCCACCTccccaattccccagccagcgtttcTTATTCTCGGACaatttggctgggggattctgggagttgaagtccacccttcttaacaGTGGCCAAGTGTGAGAAGTAACTAACTTCTCTAACCTTGGAGAAGTAGCAATGTGCTGACCCATTAAGCCTCCAGAGGCATTGCTCGGACTACAACAGCCAtaacccccagccagcatgggtgtgGATTATTATAACCACGGTACAAGTAGTTCTTACGATGAGAGACTTACGATGAGAGTCgactccaaaatttccattgttaagggaGACAATTGTTAAGGGGGCTTTTGCCTCAttgtacgaccttccttgccaccgttgttaaatgaacacggctgttaagtgaatcgggcttccataTGGACCTCGCTGGTTAGaaggctgtaaattgaggattaccggtTATCCTCCCCATCGCGAGGATCCAATAgttcttttatttaatttccttcccttcccaggTCAAAATGTTCCTTTGCAAACTTCCCACACATTAGGCgcactgttaatttttttttttttttaacgtgaaCTGTTCGTTGCAAAATACACCGATTGTTCCAAAATATTTGGGAGCTTGGGATGCCCAGAGACTTAGAACGAAGATTATTTggattaaatatatatacatatttgttttcctgTTCACGGCTGGAAGCCCAACTGAATTGTGCAGACTGTTTTCGCGCCTGAAAACATCCCCACCAGCACGTTGAGCAATGTTCAAGGAATGTGCAAAGGAGCAGATTCTTGGAAAGGAAAGCCACACATGCGTTATTTATTTTACCAGTCCATTTTATGTAAGCTTTTCTACAGAGGTTACGGAGGTCGTGTCCACGTGGGTCAGATCTGTTTATTATTCGTTCCTTTCCTGGGCAATCCTCAtcctcatttttttcctctctctctctctctctttctcccctttcgttCCCCAGCGAGAACGATGATTCGTCCCCTGCTTGGAAGCCCCCCGAGCGTGACCTGATCCTGAAGCTGGTGGCTCAGGTAGAATATTATTTCTCTGATGACAACCTTGAAAGAGACGCTTTTCTCCTGAAGCACATCCGGCGGAACAAGATGGGGTACATCAGTGTGAAGTTGCTGACCTCGTTCAAAAAGGCAagccctgggggtgggggagacgtGGCCTGATCAACAGCTCTGCGGCCCATGGTTTGGAGAGAAAGGGactataggagatgaccaggctgagcaggAGGGAGGGGGTCAACTgtatcatcagtcatgagtccctgcgtgcccacaagagatctacgtccagcccaccttgaatgcctttcttatctcccaCTCGTTTCCCTTGACAgttagttggccagattcttgtagagctcttaagcttgcaataaatctttgtactcatttgaactgcctgaattctCCTGATTTCCCGGGGGTTGACAAAAGACCCCAAAATGTATTTATTGAAAATTAAGGTCCAGGAGACCAAGGTGCTCCTGTTATTATGCCaactttataaaataaaaggTTGACATGCCACTGGATTTTACAGGTTAATTTaagtcatacaggtagtcctcgacttacaacattcgtttagcaaccattcgaagttatgacagcactgaagaaagtgacgtgactgtttttcacacaaccattggcCGCATCCccgcggtcatgtgatcaaaactgggACGCTTGGCAGCCGATTTATATTTATGACTTGggagtgtcctgggatcacgtgatcctcttttgcgaccttctgatcatcaaagtcaacggggacaccagattcacttaacaaccgtgttactgacttaacaactggagcGGTTTATTTAACAACTAGGCAgggaagatcgtaaaatggggcaaaattcacttaacgactgccttgcttagcaaccaaattttgggctcaaatgtggtcgtcagtcgaggactacctgtaattaactgGTTGATTCTCTTCACAGCGTTCTGTTCCTTTTTGACGCCCATCCATGACATCCGTGGATGATTCCGGCTTTTGCTCAGATATTCTCCTCTTTCTTACCAGATCAAACAGCTGACTCGGGACTGGAGAACCACAGCTTATGCTCTGAAATATTCCAACCTTCTTGAGATGAACGAAGATGGACGCAAAGTTCGCCGAAGCGCCCCAGTTCCTGTGTTCCCGAGCGAAAACCTCCCCAGTCGAATGATTCTGATCTATGACATCTCTCCAACTCAAGAGCGACACCCTTTGGATGAAGGACAGGAGAACGGGGAAGTCCGGGAGAAGGTCATGGAGCATCTCCTCAAGGCCTTCATCCAGTTTGGGGTCATCTTGTCCGTCCGTATTCTTAAACCCGGGAGGGACCTTCCGCCGGATATCAAGAAGTTCAGTGGCCGTTACAGCCCGGTGGGAACTCAAGAATGCGCCATCATCGAGTTTGAAGAAGTTGAAGCTGCCGTTAAAGCCCACGAGTCGTTCTGCATCACGGACAAAGCCGCCATGAAGGTCATCCTCATTGGGACGAAGCCTCCAAAGAAGAAAGTCCTGAAGGAGAAGAACCAGGAGAAAACCTCTGCCAAGGATCCGGCCAAGAGCCATTCGATGAACAGGAGACTTGAGGAGCTTCAAGATGTGGAAGAAAACTTGTCAGCCAACAGCTCTTCAGATCCAGAGAGCGACCCGGCATCTCCCATGCCGAGGAGAAGCAGCTCCGCCAACAGACTAAGTCCTTCAGCCTACCCAAACCATCACCTGAGCCCAAACGTGTCTCCAAGGTCGAGTCCCTGGAACAGCCCTTCCTCCCTGCGCAAAATGTCCAGGATGTCTCCGTTGGCAGAGGATGGAAGAGCCTTTCTCAGCACCAGTCCCGAGACATCCAAACGGTCAGCTGATTACTCTTCAGACAGTAGCATCACTCCTTCAAGTAGCCCCTGGGTTCAGCGCCGACGGCAAGCTCGGACTCTGGCCCAGGAGAAGACCTCTATGGGCAGCCTGGAGCCCAGCATCAAAATAGCTGCCCCTACTGGACTGCCCGTCGGGGTCTTGCGTTTGCCCAGGGGGCCGGATGGAACGAAGGGCTTTCATAACAGTCACGAAAGGCGCAACATTGCGAAGAATGTATAAATTCTGCTTTGGAgcggtccttggcgctctcttaAGTTTGgttgctgtggcagccctgatgatgttgggtcatgaaacatctgcaagaaaaccaccaagctcagaaagcactaaagatcccacagttgtcctcctttttcttcttcttcttcctcttctgcttcttcttctttctcctcctcctcctcctcctcctcctctcccttctagttctgatgacgttacctagttgggtcatgaaacgtcttcaagaaaaccaccaagctcagagagcaccaaagacccctcatttcatccctgagctatgaatattctcctttattaagttCTGTTTTTATTCAGTGTGGACACGTCGCATTGTCTCCAATCGATAACTCATTGCATGaaggatacaggcagtccttgacttatggccattcatttagcgaccgtttgaagttatgatggtgcaggaaaaaaatgacttgtgaacAGTCCTCGcagttacaactgttgcagtgtcccacggtCACATAATTGAGATTTGAGCACTTGTGGCACCCTGGGGTCATTGGGGAACTTTCCTGGGGGCTTCCAACAAGCCAGGTcacgggggaagccagatgcacataatgaccatgtgattcgcttaatgacgaTGACAAAGATCATAGTCATGCATGTTCAACAtgatgattcgcttaataactgcaTCACTTCGCAACAGAAGTTTCAGTCCCATTTTCagtcgtaagatgaggactacctatatatcctCAAAGCTCTTGGCACAAGAATAGTCCTTTTATTTTTCAACAAAAGCTTTTGTATTTCCGCTGCGTCACAGGTGTTTGTCTGAAACTGCCTTGTCTGCCACTTAAAAGTTGAATTATTACTGCTATTTTTAACGCCAGCCGTTGACAAGCCTTTTCAGCTCTTTTTTTTATCAATGTCTGTTTTGAAAAACATGGGTGTGCAAATATATTTAGCCAGGGCAGTCACCCGAGTTGGCTTTGCTCCACCAGCGATGGTTGACGTCTTTTGCTCTTGTTCTCTTCCGTTGCGTTTAAGAAGCCCGTGAAGGTCTTAGGGTTTTGTCTCGTGTCGGGAAGACGCTTCCTAGTCCAGAACCCAGGCAGGGACGGCATTTTGGGTGGCATGAAATAAACCACACCtgcgttcagtggtgggattcaagtcatttaacaaccggttctctcccttaatgatttcttccaacaaccagtttgccaaactgctcagaaagttaacaactgttaACTTGAGttaagttctcctgaagtggtgcgaaccggctgaatcccaccactgcctgcgcTTCAAACCATCTCTCAATTTGGAGGGGCTGAAGTCACTGATTCTGGTAGTGGAGCCGAGAGGTTCATGATTGATAGATATTagctttctttaaaaagagacaaaATGAGCAGAGAAGGTTGGCTCAGGGTGGGAGAAACATCCCCCATTCCATACCTGGTGGGTGGTTTTATTACAGGAAAGCCTTCttccatgtgagcctgagggacggagggagggagagaaaggaaggaggagaggaggaaaggaaaggaaagaagaatgaaaacagggaggggagggaaggggaatgaaaacaaggaaaggaaaggaaaggaaagagagggggaggaaaggaagggggagagaaggaaaggaaaggagaatggaTGAAGGGAAGGAAAATAGAGTGgatgaagggaagaggagggagggaaagaaaggaaagagaaggaaagaaaaggaaaggaatgatagaaggaaaggaagggaagggaagatggaagggaaggaagagaggagaggaaaggaaaggaaaggaaagatagaaggaaaggaaagatagaaggaaaagataggaaaggaagggaagggaagatggaagggaaggaagagaggagaggaaaggaaaggaaagatagaaggaaagggaaggaaaggaaagatagaaggaaaggataggaaaggaagggaagggaagacggaagaggagaggagaggagaggaaaggaaaggaaaggaaaggaaaggaaaggaaaggaaaggaaaggaaaggaaaggaaaggaaaggaaaggaaaggaaaggaaaggaaagggagacacCCCATGGAAAATGGTAGAATTCAGGTTTTTTCAGTCATTTAAATTTCAGAAATGTGTGCTTTAGTAGAGATATAATCCCCCAGCCCATGGTGGTAAATATCTCATGCCACAATGGCTAGGCAGCTATAGGTACAATCCATTGTGAGATCACTGCTCTTAGCAATGGGGtggacatacacatacacacccacacagCATCCTAACTCAAATATAGGGCCGGCCAAGGCCTGGTTTGGATACGAGATGGCTTACTGCTGCTACAGGTTAGAGTTGCATCTGTTGGGGGTGGGGCTTattacatggctggctggggaattctgggagttgaagtcgacaagtcttaaacgttgccacagttggagacccctgccgacATCCAACGCATGTGTTGAGTTTGTTGATGGTCCTACATGTTGTGGGAATGCAGAAAATGGCTTAATTTGGTGGCCAGGCTTCATATCTCGGCTAATTCAGCCTTGGGTGGGCTGGGTGGGATCGTGATTGGGATTTCTTGTTAGATTTTGGGTTGGTGGGACTGTCCGTATTTATTGATTCTGGTGAAAAAGAGAGGGAATTTAACATCTCACGGACCTTTGGGGTTTTGTCGTTGTTTTGTTTCTTGTAGACCACTTATCCCTCCTTATGCCATTGCTCCTGAGTACACCTCCGATAGACCTCCGTGTCTCTATTTTCCCAGTCCTGTAAGTCCGGCTTTTCCCATCTCCATCTTCTCTTCTTGAACCTGTAGAAGCAGCTGAGCAGTCTTCCTCAATAATAGATCCCTCagacatcaattcccagaattctcagtcacGTTGGTTAAGAGTGATGGGAGATGGAGGTCCACACCTCTGAAGCTCCACGTTGGAGAAGACTGTTCCAAGTCTAGATGACTAGACAACACTGGGAAGATTCAGCTATATTGGGCTAAATGTTAGatgagtgtttctcagccttggccccttgaagatgggtggacgtcagcttccagaatcccccaaccagccaTGACTTCAGGATGTGTTGATGTCCACAAATCTCCaaggggccaaggttgagaaacactgcattagaaGACAAACATGGTTGAGTTGGAGAATAAGGCTGCCCCTGCAGAAGTAGAGCCTCTTTCTAGGATGTTCTAGCTGCAAAggttctgcttgagcagaaggttgcaCATAGAATGATCCTCAACAGCCCACATTTGGCACCACATTGTAACTAACCATGGCTCTGAGGCGTCATTTTCTTTGACCTGGTTCTGTAATGGAGGATCCAAACATGAACCCGGTATTGTTACAAGGTAAAGCTTTaccaagggacgcagtggctaagatgctgaatttgtcgatcgaaaggtcggcagttcaacggtttgaatccctagtgctgcataacggggtgagctcccgtgacttgtactagcttctgccaacctagcgattTCGAAAGCccgaaaaaaatgcaagtagaaaaatagggaccagctttggtgggaaggtaagagctttccatgcgcctttggcgttgagtcttgctgaccacagagatgtctttggacagcactggttcttcggctttgaaacggagaggaataccgccccctagagtcaggaacgactagcacatatgtgtgagcggaacctttacctttaatgcttTACCCCGCCTCATctcatgatggatggatagatttaaACAGAAGCAGAAGAATCCTTGAAGGACTTCTTCAAAGCTTGGGCTGTCTCCTTCCCACCAGGATTATTCAATGAAGAAGCACCAAAAATGTCTACCTTGGTGGTGCCCGTTTCTCTTATTTAAGCAACTTGTTTTAAAAAGATGGCTCTTCCCCCAACACGAGGAAATTAATTTATTTCTTCTCCTCGAGATTGTAGACAATTACGGTTACATGAGAGAAGCAATCAAACAACGGGGAGCAATGATCATTGACAGGACTCAGGAGACAGGTAAAACCACAGTGGGAGGCTGTAGCGTGCCGGATCCATtacggttgtaactcaaggactacctggatgtTCCACAGGTGGATCCGTAGAAAAATTTTGGGATTCTCCCTTTCAGGACCCGGCCCTGCCTGGGAACAAAAGTGGATTAATTACGTCAACGTGATCAACTCCGTCAATCCTTGGAGAGCGGCTGGGAAACCATTCGGTCAGTGatggctgcttcttcttctctGTTGAGGGTCCTTCAGGCAGGTCCTTCATCACTCATTGGTGGGAAGACATCACCTGCTAAACCCTGGCTTCACCACAGCTCAGTGAGAAGGCCCCAGTCATGGCTaagctctaagccaggggtgtctcCAAATTTGGTAACTGTACGatttgtggactttgactcccagaatccctcagccagctttaagattcgtggacttttaactcccaaaattcctgagccGGCCATGAtgaccgaggaattctgggagtggaagtccaccagccttaaagttgccatgtttggagagccctgctctaaacCACCATAGCTAGTTTCGTTTGAGGTGTGACCCCAAACGGAGCTTATTTTATGGCTACGCACCAGGTATAAACCCAGCTGTTttttctcatctttcttttttttggtatTAACTGATGAGTTTATGCCTTGATTTTCTTGTTTCTGCCAAAATGTAGGCTTAGGCTAAccgtcctgcttcttcaaagacaGCTTGCAAAGTATAGCCAGGATTCACCGAACCATAGTTAGCacccccaaaggcagctccagttTAGTCTCTACCTATTGCCAACCTACCCAACTGGACACGTTTTTGTTACACCCCCTTTCCCACCCCAAATGATAAtttggggagaaggaagaaatgtgCAGAGCAGCCGTATCTTGTACCGTTCAGAGTCATCAATATGATGAtactcatcatcatcatatttcttCGTGC includes:
- the LARP6 gene encoding la-related protein 6 produces the protein MAEPATPVQIRVAEAEDDEPRWPSPPGGGSCSEDDSGRGGGGFGGGKSSENDDSSPAWKPPERDLILKLVAQVEYYFSDDNLERDAFLLKHIRRNKMGYISVKLLTSFKKIKQLTRDWRTTAYALKYSNLLEMNEDGRKVRRSAPVPVFPSENLPSRMILIYDISPTQERHPLDEGQENGEVREKVMEHLLKAFIQFGVILSVRILKPGRDLPPDIKKFSGRYSPVGTQECAIIEFEEVEAAVKAHESFCITDKAAMKVILIGTKPPKKKVLKEKNQEKTSAKDPAKSHSMNRRLEELQDVEENLSANSSSDPESDPASPMPRRSSSANRLSPSAYPNHHLSPNVSPRSSPWNSPSSLRKMSRMSPLAEDGRAFLSTSPETSKRSADYSSDSSITPSSSPWVQRRRQARTLAQEKTSMGSLEPSIKIAAPTGLPVGVLRLPRGPDGTKGFHNSHERRNIAKNV